The DNA region TGGAATGTTGTATTCTCATAATGTAAATTCCCTGCTTATAggatattgtgatgcagattgGGCAGACAGTGTCGATGATAGAAAGAGCACTTCTGGAGGATGTTTTTTCTTGGCAAATAATCTTATATCTTGGTTCAGCAAAAAGTAAAATAGTGTGTCATTATCTACGGTTGAGGCTGAATATATTGAAGTAGGAAGTAACTTCTCTCAATTAATTTGGATGAAGCAAATGTTAGAGGAATACAAtgcaagatgtcatgacattatattGTGACAACTAAGTGCTATAAACATATCCAAGAATCCTATTAAGCACAACAGAGCTAAGCATATTGatattcatcatcattttatCAGGGATCTTGTTGAAGACAAAATTGTTACTTTTGAGCATGTAAACACTGAGAAGCAACTGAAAGATATTTTCACTAAAGCTTTAGATACAAATCAGTTTGAAAAGTTAAGGGGTGAATTGGTCATTTGCATGCTTGAAGAATTATAACAATTACTAATATGGAGATATGGAAATAAAATTTTATCTTCCCTCCATTTAATGGTGCATAAAACTCAAGGAATATCAATACAAACTTTCCTTATTTTCCCAATGCGCCATCCTAGCTACTCTATTAATATCATTCACGCTGCCTTCTTTATCTCTCTCTCAATTTTATTCTCAGCCACCCTCATCTCTCCATCTTCTCTTTAAAGTCCATACCTAAAATCTCCAAAATGTATCAACCTTCTGCCTTTACTCCTATAAAGCACACCAAGAAGCAATCGAACCCTAAAAATATTGATACTGAGATAAATCTCTCTGATGTCATTACTGATGACATTCCCCTCGTGGTCGTTCCTGGCCATGCAACACCTATAAGGAAGGCTAGAAAATCTTCTTCGAGAAAAGGAAATCCCTCCAAAGTAAGTAGCTCTTACTCTCCATCCATGGCTGCTAGAAATGTTAAAATTCTTGAACCTTCTACTGCTGTAAAGAAACCTCATTATATGACTAGCCTGTACCTTGATCCCATTAATGTCGAACCTAATGTTGGTGCTTCTGAAGAATGTCTTATTATGCCAAATTTTATGGAAGATGTTGAAGCCTCTAAAACTAGTAATAAACCTAGGTCTATTACTACTTTGAGTAAATCTATCATGATTGTTGCAGACAGAGATGACGTAGATAAGAATATTCGTGTTCTGATCTCTCAAATTTTGGGTATTAAACCCAAGACTGGTGTTGTATTGGATGTCTCCACATCCTTGACCCAACCTAATAACACTACTGAAACCCCTCTGGATAAATCTGATGTCAATGTGTCTACTCTGTCTCCTGAAAAATTGAAAGACAAAGAGGAGTCTGATGGGATGTCTGGTGATCTGGCTGACAAAGAAGAAAACTCTTTAGAGAAAAAGGATCAATCTACTAACATAGTGAATATAGAGGATTTGGACTATGATGATGTTCCCATCGGTCAAAGACTGGCTCCAGGAATAGCTAAAAGGTTGAAGAACACTAAAGGTCAAGCTATTAAATCCTCCAACACACCCTCTAAATCTCTCAAGAGAAGAACAAATGTTGACCCTACAAAAATATGGAGCAAGGTTGTTACTCCTGTTTCTAATAAGAAATCTCTTAAGAGGAAGGAATTTCCTTCTGAGTCTAGTGAATCTGACCATGATGTCGAACATAATATTCAGGACATTGTTTCTATTGCCAGAAAGCAAGCTTCTGGGAAAAAGATTCCAGCAAATATTCCTGAAGATCCAATTGACAAAATTTACTTTCACTATATGGAGAATGTAGAAAAATAGAAATTTATTTATCAAAGAAGACTAGCATTGGAAAGAGAACTGGGCAAATATGCTTTTGAACGCAAAGAGGTGATGAGTCTGATTCAAGAAGCCGGGTTAATGAAAATTGTAACTGGCTTTGGCAAGTGTTATGAAATGCTTGCTAAAGAATTTATTGTGAATATCTCTAAGGAATGTGATAACAATAGGAGAAAGGAGTTTAGAAAAGTGTATGTCAGAGGAAGATGTGTAGATTTTTCTCCTGAAATCATAAATAGGTTTTTGGGAAGAAATGAAGAAGAACAAGCTGAAGTGGAAGTTTTTGACAATGTTACGTGCAGAGAGATTACTGCTAAATAAGTAAAGGAATGGCCAAGGAAAGGGAAGCTGTCAGCAAGTGATTTGAGTGTGAATTATGTTGTACTTCACAAAATTGGAGCTACTAATTGGGTGACAACTAATCATACTTCCAACATTTCTATTGGATTGGGTAAGTTCATTTATGTTATAGGGACCAAATCAAGTTTTGTTTTTGGATCCTATGTCTTTGATCAAACTATGAAGCATGTTGCCTCTTATGCTGCGAACATGCCAATGGTTTTTCCCTTATTGATATGTGGTGTTATATTGAGTCAACACCCAGGTATTTTGATCAGTTCTGATAGTATCTGTAAAAGAGACCCTCCGTTATCTTTACATTATAGGTTGTTCACTAGATAACATGTTCCAGATATTGTTATGACATCTGGCTAGAAATCTTTCAGGCCTACTACTAGAACAAGAATCCTTGATGATCTAAAAGATTCCTGCAAGACCTTGGACGAAACTATGGAAATTTGTACCGAGAGGAAGAGTAGGCTTGAAATTTTGATAAAGGGCTTGTCTGAAGAAGAAGGAAATTTGAAAGGTGATGGAACAGGTGAAGAAGATGCAGATGAAGAAGGTATTGATGCAACTGATGATGAACAAACTACCAGTAGGGATGAAGACTGAAACACTCTGGCTCTGGTTCTTCTATGTGTTGATTGCACTTCTCTTTTTTTGTATGGGCTATGCCCTGAATATTTATGCACTTTATAGTGCTCTTGGTCTGTAACCTATCTTTTGATTGCTCTTCTAACCCCGATGTTTGGTTGTGTTTGTCATTTtttttggctaaaaagggggagtagtTATTGTTCCTGTGATTGGTTAACTATGTAGCTATGTTTGATTGTTTGTTAGCCTGTCGTGTCTATTATCCACTAAGGGGGAGTACGTATGGAGGGGGAGTACGTATGGAGGGGGAGTAGCTCTTTCCCTTGGATCTGCTACTCAGAGGGAGCATTTTTTTTGCCTATGATAATAGACTTATTTCGAGTGGGTTGTTAGTTATAATAATGTCAGGAAACATGTCCTGACATCCTAACTATAGAGAATTTATTTTTCTATTAAGCGGGTTCTTCGTGTGAGAGTTTATCTCTCTAGTGTGAGAAAATATTCTTTTCTGCTGCACCTGCCTTTGGTGATTTATTTTTGGAGGGGGGAGGTTTTTTTATGGTTGTATGATGGTTTGTCGCTGTGATCCTTACCCTCATTCTTGTTGGTCTATGCAAAtgttgttttagccaaaatttgccaaagggggagtaTGTTAGGTCTGGTATGTAGTGATTGGttgcattttggaaaaacaagtatTCTAGTCAAATGTTGAATAAGATGTCCTGACATGTTGGTTCAACATTGGAGTGTGACCTGTTTTAGTATCTTGtaagattttttttcttttataagATATCTGAAGATACGCTGAAGATTTAGTTCACGAAATATGTGAGTCAAGTAGAGCCTTTTCTAAAAAGCAAAAGATTGTTTTGTCTTGACTTGTTTACGAAGTAAATATGTCAAAACATTTTAGGAAACATCTGATCTGATTGAAATCAAATatgcagaagattgtgcagagTCCTTGGATCAGCTATGAATCAAGCCCAAAGCCCATGTCGTTCAATTTCTATCTATAAATTGTTTCTAAACCTAAGAAGGCTTCGAAGCAACTCTGAATATTGTCTGTGTTAGGGTTTAGTGTCTTTGAATTGTGTGAGTCATTCGAGTATCTCCTTAATACTTGAATTGGACCTggtttattgagttgtaattgtcGATCCCTTAGAAGCTTTTAGCAAGAGTGGATTGTGTTTTCTAATATAATTTGTTGTATCTGTTGTATGGTCAAAGGAAAGTGAGAGGagtctcatatctaggagagtcttaaATAAAAAGTCCACGGATAGAGATTAGatgagaagtttgtaaaacctaaggttgtttagaactttgaactaattctatgatagtggatttccttcctggcttggtaaccccagatgtaggtgatgttgcaccgaactggatTAACAATTGGTTGTGTTATTTTCTTTCGTGCTTTTATTTAAATCCTAATATTGTTTGTGGTGTGACAATGTGTTGACCCATGTGTCGTGACATCATGTACGACATCCAGGATTTGCATGCCAGAAATTCACTTCAGGTAGAGGCGATTGACCAACGATTTGGTAATGTACAAACTTTCGAGTTTCACCCATAATCCTGACATCATCGTCTCCTTCGAAACCTATcgaagaaccttatcaccaaggcttAATAAGTTGGCGTTATGGGTTTTCTCTATCATAAACGTTTTTTATTTGTCTGTTAAGTCAACATCAATGGCTTCAGCTCCCTTCAACGCTTCTAAACAACCCTGCTGAACCAGTAGAGCTTTCATCTTTAAGTGCCACCGACCTAAATTGCTCACTCTGGTCAACTTTTCAATCTCATAATTTGTTGAGGGCATCTTCTTCATGCTCACCACACcaatttgttgtgaaaatgatACCGTAATAATAAAGTATAATCAGtttcttgatcggtaagaaacccacaagggtagaaaaAGGGAACCAAGAAGAACACAACAAGTTGGTTATAAACTACTATTCTTTgctttctctttgaaacaagattacaagtgttgCAGAATAACAAATAACCTCTCTtaccctaattaggatttgcgttatacaatgatgagatactaatatgctatttataagaaaactaacacactaaactaatggGTTTTTACACACAGACCCATcacacaagctaacttagagaacaaattaacttaaacaattgggcataACAAACAGGCCCAATTGCACATGCTAAAAATCCTAACATACTTCGACTAAAACATGTGACCAGATTCGACGTCATGCTAATGATCCTGTCGgattgtcgaaccaagaagctGCCCTTTGAtcatactagagttcgatccaatatctcaaAATCAACTTGTTGGATCATATGTTTAATTTGATATTAAGTGGATAATTGAAGTTATCTTTTTATTTAATTGCTTTTGTTCTTAATGCTTATTATTTGGGGACGCACTGATAATATGATTTCAGACGAGTGGGGATTATTGACCCAAAGCCAATGAGTTTGGACTATGACAATTAATCCACTTTTGCAAGTTGAACAGGGAGAGAACACCATTAGTAGTGGTGTTTGAATTAACATATTGTAACAACGCCTAACTTCACTTAAGCCGGTTGAATAGGGATATGAGACCTCTAGTAAAAGTGAGTGATTTGTACACCAAAGGATTGGGTACAATGGTTTTGTTAGTTCACCGTGAAAATATAACATTACCATCCATATAATGCATTAAACATCAACTGAGAATAAACAAGGGTTTCACGCAAAACCTAGTTGCTTTCTCGTTTTGAATTCATAACAAATTTACTTTTCGCATTAAAACTCCCCCCACCCCAAAAAAATAATTACTTTTATTATTCGCACAATCTTATTGTTGTTAAATAACAATCCCTGTAGAGACGATATCTTTTAGTATTATTTTgacattatcggtacacttgtCGAGAAGTTATCATGAGACTTAACCATTCACAGGATCCACTTCCGCTCCCCATCGAGTCTAACCATGACTCTGATACCATTTGAGTACGGGGAATATCGGTAGTGTCAATGAGTTAAACGTTCAGTATCCAAGAGACATTAACATCACATATCCACCTAAAATCTTAAGACAATGAAAGTATGAATCAGTTCTCTTATAAATCCAACATTTCTAGTTGATATGAAACTTAACCATTCAAACTTGAATTcctacaacaataacaacaacaataaataataataataataataataataataataataataataataataatattaataataataataataataaaaataataataataaaacttaaagagattaattgttatgcactgtcagtgtaaatttttttacactgtCAATACATCACAATCACCCGTTTGGGTTACTTTACATGTGATTAttgaaaaagtcaaacttctcTAAAAAAATCAATGGCCATGATTAATTGACAGTATAAAATATGTTTACACTGTCAATGCATTTCAATTAAACTCAAACTTAAATTATTTCAAGACACcatttttaaattaaaataactTTTTGATGGTTTAAACATACTATCGTTATTTTTGGATAAGTTTATGTAAAAGTAAGTTAAACGTAAAAATTATAAGTATTACTTCTAATTAGAATCAACTTGAGAAACATACTAAATTATATTTAAGAATAATCAAATATGTGAAAATCACTTTTGTGAAACTCTATTCCAAACATGCACCTCTTTGTAAAATTTAAGAAATGTGATTATAGttgtaaaaaaaacaaagaaaagtGACTTTAATCTACCAAAGCAATTCACTaaacattattattattattattattattattattattattattattattattattattattattattattattattattattattattattattattattattattattattattattattattattattattattattattattatattattattattattattattattattattattattattattattattattattattattattattattattattattattattattattattattattattattattattattattattatattattattattattattattattattattattattattattattattattattattattattattattattattattattattattattattattattattattattattattattattattattattattattattattattattattatattattattattattattattattattattattattattattattattattattattattattattattatattattattattattatattattattattattattattattattattattattattattattattattattattattattattattattattattattattattattattattattattattattattattattattatatattattattattattattattattatttattattattattattattattattattattattattattattattattattattatattattattattattattattattattattattattactactactactactacgTAAAAAATTATAATTTACTTCTCTCATCCTGACATTTTCATGAGAATTTATTATCTTGATTATTTTTATTGGTATTTATTTGgaaaaaaaatctgaaaaattaAAGTACAGGAAACAATCCACATGAAAGGTGATAGTAGTGATTGGTTGCTGTATTTTCTGCGTTATCTATCTATTTATTGAGTCTTCATAGCACTACTAAACATAATCTGAAAACTACTTATTCTAACTTTTTTTTCAAAGTTCACtaaaaaacgaaaaagaaaaagaaagctTGGTATAAAAATAAAACATATAAAAAATTTGTCAATCACGCGTTTCATAATGCAAACTTAAAACAATAAATATCTCATTTGctgtattttttttttaaagttgttactttaaaatataatataatattacTTGCTTATTTTAGAGTATTATGTTTTTATTTGTTgtaattaataaaattattttaataaataaaactcattttaatattaaaatcaatactattaatattttattaaaatatgTGTACAActcaaataaaatatttataatgAGAGGGATGAAAATGTGAAATTCATTCAAACATTACTTTCCATATTCTCAATCAAAGATTTATGCTTAATTGACTCAATCAAACATGTGTTTGCTAGGAAATTGGAGTCGGATACTTTTTCTTGGTCTAATATACTTCTATTTCTATTCTCAAAAATCTAAATTAACATAAAGCACGATATAATATAATATATGGTGGTTTCTTATAAGAAGAAAATTTGGAAATTTCTCATAATCAGTTTTTCAGTTTTTTATCTTATTTATCTCGATTCATTCATATAGAAATTAAGAACATAATCTTGAACTAATTTCTATGAATTCATATCTTACAAATTCATATCCTATGAATTCATATCCGAATACAAGATGAGAATGAAAGCGGAAGCGTACATGAATTAATTATTAGTATCGTTGAATGTTTACGAGTATGTGATCTTCCGATTTGTAGAATGACTTAGAGTTTTTTTATTCTCTCCTAATGCGAATGAAGAGAAAAAATCTGATAAACAATATTGATTGTCTCTCTATAAATGAGGATCATAACTCATATAAATAACTTCCTTAGGGTTATTACTTAGTTTTCAATATTCTAATTTGCCCCTCGTCAAATTAGGAGATTGACTTATGGTATCCACACAATAACCTTTCATGACATATATGCTCTTAGCCAAAGACTTAATATCAATTAGACCACTTTAATTTTGGATAATTAAATAACGGTCATAATACATGTAATATTACATTTGTCACTCAAAATTCTAAAATCTCTCACTGATCACATATGTAACTATACACGCGTGTTAGACTTAATGAGCTCAAAATTTGCCATTATATATACTTCAAGCATATCCAAATAATCTTGTCCATTAGTCATGCCAGTACATAGAACCAAAGTGATTTTCGTTATATCAATCATAACTAAATCCATCAATGATTACTAATAGTGACATAATTAAATGACAAAGATTCATCATGAAATGTGTAGCATGAAAATCACAAGATTGTGGCATGCGCATGTCGATTTTCAATTGTTCCTACTTTACTTTAGTGAGATCATTCAATAACCTTATTGTACAAAGTACAAATAGCTGAATATCAAACTTCATAAACCAGAAAAATATTCAAAATCAAAGTATGCATACATAATACCAAACATAGAACATAAAATTCACAATTGACTAACTCCCACTAAACTAAACATTCCTCTGTAAAACACTCATGTGAGCAGTGTGCTCATGAAAGACCTTTAGTGAAAGATCTTTTATAAGAGGATTTGTTATATAGATTATCATGACTCATAAGTGAACCAGTTCCAATAATATTTGAA from Lathyrus oleraceus cultivar Zhongwan6 chromosome 1, CAAS_Psat_ZW6_1.0, whole genome shotgun sequence includes:
- the LOC127091990 gene encoding uncharacterized protein LOC127091990 — encoded protein: MYQPSAFTPIKHTKKQSNPKNIDTEINLSDVITDDIPLVVVPGHATPIRKARKSSSRKGNPSKVSSSYSPSMAARNVKILEPSTAVKKPHYMTSLYLDPINVEPNVGASEECLIMPNFMEDVEASKTSNKPRSITTLSKSIMIVADRDDVDKNIRVLISQILGIKPKTGVVLDVSTSLTQPNNTTETPLDKSDVNVSTLSPEKLKDKEESDGMSGDLADKEENSLEKKDQSTNIVNIEDLDYDDVPIGQRLAPGIAKRLKNTKGQAIKSSNTPSKSLKRRTNVDPTKIWSKVVTPVSNKKSLKRKEFPSESSESDHDVEHNIQDIVSIARKQASGKKIPANIPEDPIDKIYFHYMENVEK